A single region of the Mugil cephalus isolate CIBA_MC_2020 chromosome 4, CIBA_Mcephalus_1.1, whole genome shotgun sequence genome encodes:
- the tpra1 gene encoding transmembrane protein adipocyte-associated 1 homolog: MLATVTAVVRFAQYNGSTSPTPQQNATSLSTWQPDTEANITKPHRCLQVLYEDIGDSRVRFWDIFLLVPNVAFFVFLMWKLPSARAKIRLTSSPIFVTFYLLVFVVAGVGITRAIVSMTVSASSAATIVDKVLWEITRFFLLAIELSVIILGLAFGHLESKSSIKRVLAITAVLALAYSITQGTLEILYPDSHLSAEDFNIYGHGGRHFWLASSCFFFLVYSLIVILPKTPVRDKISLPSKRSFYVYAAILSLLNLIQGLGSALLCAGIIEGLCCVDVTTFLYFSTFAPLIYVTFLKGFFGSEPKILFSYKSQVDEPDESDVHLPPTIAATLSRKEMTDQGLYYSSTQIDGSGPGSSRMVGAYLDDVASGPYGSSSINSIEADRWRPINV, translated from the exons ATGCTAGCCACAGTAACGGCTGTGGTTAGGTTTGCTCAGTACAATGGCAGCACTTCACCCACGCCGCAGCAGAACGCAACATCTCTCTCGACCTGGCAACCCGACACCGAAGCCAACATCACCAAGCCTCACAGGTGTCTCCAGGTTCTGTACGAGGACATCGGAGACTCCAG GGTGCGGTTCTGGGACATTTTCCTGCTCGTGCCTAACGTGGCCTTCTTTGTGTTCCTGATGTGGAAGCTGCCCTCAGCCAGGGCAAAGATTCGTCTCACCTCCAGCCCCATCTTCGTCACGTTTTACTTGCTG gtctTTGTTGTAGCAGGAGTTGGGATCACCAGGGCTATAGTGTCCATGACTGTCAGTGCATCCAGTGCTGCCACCATTGTAGATAAA GTGCTGTGGGAAATCACACGTTTCTTCTTGCTAGCTATCGAGCTCAGTGTGATCATCTTGGGACTAGCTTTTG GTCACCTGGAGAGTAAGTCCAGTATAAAGCGTGTGCTGGCTATTACTGCTGTGTTGGCTCTGGCATACTCCATCACGCAG GGAACGCTGGAGATACTGTATCCAGACAGTCATTTATCCGCTGAAGACTTCAACATCTACGGCCATGGAGGGCGGCACTTCTGGTTGGCCagctcctgcttcttcttcctg GTCTACTCTTTGATCGTGATCTTGCCTAAAACTCCAGTGAGGGACAAGATATCTCTGCCAT CTAAGAGGAGTTTCTATGTGTACGCTGCCATCCTGTCTTTACTGAACCTCATCCAGGGCCTGGGCAGCGCTCTGCTGTGTGCTGGAATCATAGAGGGACTCTG CTGTGTGGATGTCACCACCTTCCTCTACTTCTCCACCTTTGCTCCACTCATTTATGTCACATTCCTCAAAGGCTTCTTTGG ctcagagcCAAAGATCCTATTCTCCTACAAGTCACAGGTGGATGAGCCAGACGAAAGCGATGTCCACCTCCCGCCAACCATCGCTGCGACGCTTTCACGCAAAGAGATGACCGACCAGGGCCTGTACTACTCCTCCACCCAGATCGACGGCTCTGGTCCAGGCAGCTCTCGAATGGTCGGAGCGTACCTCGACGACGTTGCCTCCGGACCCTATGGGTCCAGCAGCATTAACAGCATCGAAGCCGACCGCTGGAGACCGATCAAcgtgtga
- the trim107 gene encoding E3 ubiquitin-protein ligase TRIM21, with the protein MSVSENEASFVTDHPPDSLAMELTCPICLQLFSKPVSLPCGHIYCLDCLQTMGEGLDQHFCPECQAEYPGPKALVKNFKMCSIVDTYKTTVSHAASDHQHFKDCESQMEGAECEETIDGQVGCSGIVKMEMDEPKFKLASQVTELTVKLENAEAVERRENEWELEVTTANAQLREKVSKLLEQIKDLSQSYCDQVTQMVEEELGPGEATIRSRCSQASETTKQLRQVVLTAESLLTEDDETAFSDDLQRLQPRIVELLGEEEVEEEDLVEAKVNSARVCPKLENMNAELRERLGEVQRTIRNTLNPSEVTFDPETAHPNLILSEDLKTVTFSSVKQPYPSSPQRFNNFYQVLSTQSFSEGEHCWEVELEGSPWIIGVCYSGKLARNGLPSALESSRSSWCLMWFNNQLAAFEQSHSVPLKKTTVSRRLEIKLSFKTNRLSFYNISSTAGKTHVYTFKINLTEPVHLAYRMMTGHPKARVTISS; encoded by the coding sequence ATGTCTGTCAGTGAGAATGAAGCAAGCTTCGTCACAGACCATCCTCCCGATTCTTTGGCTATGGAGCTCACGTGCCCCATCTGTTTGCAGCTGTTCTCCAAGCCAGTTTCTCTTCCCTGTGGTCACATCTATTGCCTTGACTGCCTTCAGACCATGGGGGAAGGCCTTGACCAGCACTTCTGTCCTGAGTGCCAGGCCGAGTACCCGGGACCCAAAGCCCTGgtgaaaaactttaaaatgtgcagcATCGTCGACACCTACAAAACCACAGTCAGCCATGCAGCATCAGACCATCAACACTTTAAAGATTGCGAGAGCCAAATGGAGGGTGCAGAGTGTGAGGAAACGATTGACGGTCAAGTTGGGTGCAGTGGCATAGTCAAAATGGAAATGGACGAGCCTAAGTTCAAACTGGCATCGCAGGTCACTGAGTTGACCGTCAAGCTGGAGAATGCCGAGGCTgttgagaggagagaaaatgaatgggaGCTGGAGGTGACCACTGCTAATGCCCAGCTGAGAGAGAAAGTATCCAAACTGTTAGAGCAGATAAAGGATTTGTCACAGAGCTACTGTGACCAGGTGACCCAGATGGTTGAGGAAGAGTTAGGTCCGGGTGAGGCCACTATAAGGAGTCGATGCAGTCAAGCCTCTGAGACGACCAAGCAGCTGAGGCAGGTTGTGCTCACAGCCGAGTCCCTGTTGACGGAGGACGATGAGACCGCATTCAGTGACGATCTCCAACGTCTTCAACCGCGCATCGTGGAGTTACttggagaagaagaggtggaagaggaagacCTCGTTGAAGCGAAAGTCAACTCCGCGCGAGTCTGTCCCAAGCTGGAAAACATGAACGCGGAGCTGAGGGAAAGACTTGGAGAGGTTCAGCGCACCATCCGGAACACCCTCAACCCTTCAGAGGTGACCTTTGACCCGGAAACAGCCCATCCCAACCTCATTCTCTCTGAGGATTTAAAGACGGTGACTTTCAGCTCTGTCAAACAGCCCTACCCGTCCTCTCCTCAGAGGTTCAACAACTTCTACCAGGTCCTCAGCACACAGAGCTTCTCCGAAGGTGAGCACTGCTGGGAAGTGGAGCTTGAAGGTTCCCCGTGGATCATCGGCGTGTGCTACAGCGGGAAGCTAGCTCGCAACGGGCTGCCTTCTGCTTTGGAAAGCAGCCGGAGCTCCTGGTGTTTGATGTGGTTCAACAACCAGCTGGCAGCATTTGAGCAGAGTCACAGTGTACCACTAAAGAAGACCACGGTGTCGCGCAGGCTTGAAATCAAGCTGAGCTTCAAGACCAACAGGCTGAGCTTCTACAACATCAGCTCCACCGCTGGGAAGACTCATGTGTATACTTTTAAGATTAACCTGACTGAACCAGTGCACCTAGCCTACAGGATGATGACAGGGCACCCCAAAGCCCGTGTCACTATTTCTTCATAA